In Channa argus isolate prfri chromosome 15, Channa argus male v1.0, whole genome shotgun sequence, the DNA window CAACTACCGCAGCAAGTGGAGGGAGCGAATATTACTGTGTTTGGTTTATATTTCAGATCCTCCTCCACAAATTcatttcagaagaaaaatgaGTTGGGCAAAAATTTATGTTAGTAACCCCTACCTTTTTCATCATCTTCACTCCTACTGTTTTAGaggaaattgaaaaaaacatgatCTCTCCACCCAGAACTATAGTAGACAGCCAGCCATTGTGTTTAATATTCATCCACCAATCATtcttaaagaaaacattacaaccTCTGTAACAAataggataaaaataaaatacttaaacTACTACAAACTACTGCTAAATCAAGCTACAGTACACGGTAGCAGCCTCTGCCTCGTGGCTGTTTATCCAAAGATATAATATTAGCCTGTAATTACATCAAAGGACAAAGTATGCAGCAAAAACATGTGAGCCCTTAATACTCGCATCATAGGACAGAGTGCAAGTCAgtaggaaacacacaaaaaaaatagaaaaacctttcccatgtaattaatttaaaattaataccGACACTAAAGTTGACAGCAGCAGCATAAGCGCAGAGATTAGCACCTAGCACATGCCAAGACATTGCCTACAAGCAGATCAGCAGACGACCAATAAAGCAGCAGGCAACATATTGccaagcacacaaacaccaactgATCAAAGCCAAGACATCAGCTCACAATATTCTTGTGGCTTGAAGTGGTGTTGGAGGCCAACAGCTGATATAAGGAATGAATGGAGTCCATAATTAGTGGCAGAACAGCTGGGAGTTAGTTGCAAACACGATTATTCCTCCGCTCAGTCTTCCTGAACTGACATTACAATTGGCAGGCGAGCTTGCTTTTGAAATGCTGCATGAGCAGGAAAGATAAGTGCAGTGGTACAGTAGAGTCAGTGCAAAATGGGGAGCACAAtataatgattttttaaaaaaaagccttatAGCAAAGTTGCATTCGATATAATGTTGCAGCAGATGGGATATTGTATGTAAAAAGATTGCAGCACTACTCAATTgtctgccatgtttttttttttttatcaagatttctttttttttttttgctcttaagCCTGTATTTAGATTATTGTTTACTGTGGTATAGTAATTTGATTTTGGAGGCCGAAGATCAATCCTCAAGGCCACTATGACCTCATGTCTATCTCATTCTTTTGATTGTGATATCACAGGTACTGTTGTTAAAACCTATaattgaacacatttttttcttttctgttcttttgatTCAAAATGTCCTAAACAGCAGAATTTAACTCCTGGTGTGCCACATCATTAAAAGCTGCTATGACACGCTTTTGGTTCAGTTTTATAGACTTCGAATGAAAGAATGCCTCAAActctttaaatttatttcactctttctgtgtgtgtgggtccaTTTGTCTGAAGTTTAGGAGCATGcacctgtttttctgtcagatttgtttgatttctttttgtgttttgctttgtgtttgtgcacgtgCATGCATACACAATATCCAAAAAACGTGACTGAGGTGTGTAATAGCCTGTATTACAAAGTCTGATTCACAGATTTCACTCCTATTATGTGCTTCTGTGTCTTTTGTGTCAGGCTTGCTTTCACACGCACGTTGTTCacgtgtactgtatgtggaaatgtgtaaaatgggtgtttgtgtgtctgccttGCTGGTGTGGGAGTCATTTGGGCCACTGGCAGCTCTGCTGATGTCTGATTCACAGGACTGCTTGCCACAAGCGTGCTGCTGAGCAGGTAGCCAGCAGCAGGTGGCACGGAGGAAAAAATTAGAGATGGAGGGACTATGAGCACACAGGAAGAGATGCTTCGCATTTTTGATGCTAGCGACTAGATGAGTGATCAAACGGTCACGGGGCTGTGTCACGCGGTCTGAGTGTGGCTCCGGTCAGAGGCTCTGAGTGTTCACCACCGTGATATATCTGCTGTCCTCACATGACACTAAACAGGTGCAACTGCAGAGTAATGAAATAAACAATGGTGAGCCACAGCGTGTTTGCAGGATCATGTAGGAGCTGTGAATCATGCTCGTTAGTGTCTACATGCATTGAGGACCAGATAGTAATGAGTACTGCTAGGGTCCTGAGAGTGCTGTTGTATCAAAAAGAACTTTAATGTCTAtgtattcattcatattttgaTAGTAAATTTGTgtcacttatcctgtttagacTCACAGGGCGCTGGAGCCAATCCTAGCaatcactgggtgagaggccaATGATTGTTAGATAGTCTAGCTACATATGTTGTATTTACATAAATGGATTTGACAAAGCCCAAACATTTTAGGgaattttattctttatttcacTATTGTCATGTTGCAATTTATTACAGCATTCAGCAGTCTTTCTATTATTTTCTGAACAATCAGTGCCTCTGTTGGACAAAAGTTCCTATTGACTTCTGTCAAGCAAAACAACCTAGTTCTAAAATGTATCAGTTTGGATGGGAAACTCGACTAAGGATAAGATTTCAATCCCTGCTGACTTCTTAGCCCTCACTGAAggcacctaaaaaaaaaacagcaaagttgcTTCACCCCAGCGCTCACCAGTTGCAACATGAAAGGGAAATAACTTTATCCCATCAACTTTGAAGTGAAAGTTGTCATCTCTGCTCAGTCTTCAGTACTCCTACTTCACCTCTGCCAGCTCCTCGCTCACCAAGGTAGAGGTGGGGAGGTCAGGGAGAAGATAAAGTTGCCATGGTGattgtctcccccccccccaactcccATGGGACATGTCATATCAGAAACTGCCTTCCTTAGCAGTGACTTCACCGGCTACTTCCTGTCAGTCCAGGCACTCTATGTCCATTGTGCGCTGAGTGTGCATCAGTGCCAACTGACATTTACCTCTCAGGCCTGGCAAACAGATAGGAGATGACGGCAGCATGGTAACACACAGCATAGCGGGAAGATTCCACATGAGCTATCACTGTCCCACTGTTTCCGATTTTAAGGGAAACGTGTTAAGGAAATAAAGATTGATGAGGTAGTTGTGGAAAAAGATGTCTTAGTACATGATAAGAGCTGTGCCGAGCTCGATTCATAATCTGAACTGAGTCAACAGCTTTGAAGTTTTTCATATTCTACATTTCATAACAGGTATCTGACAGACGCCTGCTCCCTTGTCTTAGTTTGACATAACATGAAGGGATCTCCAAACAAAATCTGCTGCGCCTCTTCTCTATCTGCCATTGTGAAAGAGGCTAATGGCTTCATCTGCCACCAACATGCATTTGCTTACAGGTTTCTAAATCTATAGAAATGATAACATCAAATCATGATGTAGCACATGCAGCACTACAGCACTGCTGTGTACCTGGCTCCAATAAGCattctctctttgtttcatgctctctcactctctctctctccgtgaGTTATTTTGAGAAGGAATCATTCCCTGAATCCAACGAGATTATTTTCTTCGAAACTTTGACATTTCCACTTTAAATAGGTTCTTGGGGTGAGTTTTATGTCAGGGCAGAGTggaatataatattataaaatgtttatcacATAGTGTGAATTTTTACTAGGAAATTTTTACTGCCTCATAACTAGCAATGATCAAAGCGACCATTTCAACTAAAAGAATTTCAACAGAACTATGTCCTCACATTTGTGTCACAATGTGCCCTGTCCTTATTGTTGACAATAGCAGTttcaaaagttgaaaagaaaaaaattaagaaataaaaatgttctaaatgtGAGCAACCTGGGCCAGTGACACACCTCAATAAATCAGAGAGCACTGAAGATCTAACACATAAGAAAAAAGGACATTCTTTTATGTGatgtattataataaaatgctaACAGAACACTAAAGACACCTATGACATTATTGGCCTTGGTGCCATTCagcatttatattttcacaACACGACACAGATTCATTACGTCACCAGTCGGATTTATGTCTTGAAAAGTTTTATCCTTAAAGCCGCATCAAAGTCATTGTGAGCAATAAAGACTGACCAATTCCGCAATATTGTgttgaaaattaattttacttcTTGACATATCGGTGTGATGAGGAAAGGTGACGGGGAGCTGCTGTTAAATTAAATCACACCATTaaacttcacattttaaactggATTAAACTGGATTAGCTCATCCTTAAAGTCTGACCTcagaccgtgtgtgtgtgtgtgtgtgtgtgtgtgtgtgtgtgtgtgtgtgtgtgtgtgtgtgtgtgtgtgtgtgtgtgtgtgtgtgtgtgtgtgcgtgtgtgtgtagattttCTAATTGCAGGATCCAGACAGATGCTATCAGTCAGTATGGGTACATAGCTGTTTGTATGGTGCATTCATATTCATCCTCAGAAAAGACTTTGCAGACCAGCATACAACAACTGAAAAGCCTCTCCGAGAACGcactgtttgtatgtgtttgtttgacatCTTTGACGCGTTCAGCCGCAGCTTATTTAAACTGGTCATAAAGAAGTCAATCAGACATAGAGTGCGCATAGCATGAGTCGGGTCCACTGGGACTGGGAGTGATGACGTGGGCTGGAGATGAATAAAGCGCGCAGATGATGAGCGGAAGCGCCTGTGCGCACCTCCCCATAATAATCTGGTTGAGGAGCGTCGCTGTCTTTTCAGCACCACTCACTGACAATCCAACCAAGCGGAGAGGCAAGACAGGCAAAACTGAGTTCTCTGTAATCTACTGTGGATTGTTTCTTCTTCTCAAGATCAATGCAACTTTTCACCCAGGGAAGGAGGCGACAAAGtcttttttattccaaaaaaataatctgcttcatttgtttattttcctctAACAGGACCGACCATGTGGTTGGCGGATAAatgattttataattttcacTGCGGATTTGATTTGGTATTTCCATGGTTACACTATAAAAATTATTGGGTCTTTCTGTTACACTTTGGAAGTCCTGAAAAATGTCACTTGATTTAATAAATTGCTCCTTAAAGAagtttatttgattattttgcgGGATACTTCCACTGTTCCGTCAGTCATTTGCGggtcatttgttttgctttaatagGAGGAATTTATATCTAACTAGTCGGGATGCTGACTGTAGTAGTTGGACTGTTGTACCTGGTTAGTGGACGCACGGTGCAAAGCCAGGATGCTACAGGTAGCCGCTTCGTTTGTAACGCCATTCCCCCGGGCGCAGAGCCGGGCTGCGGGTATGGACCTACAGGGAACCGTGTTCAGACTAGCAGCCCTGTGGAGGATGAGCTGCGGAATACGATCATCGAGCTCAGAGAGACCATCCTGCAGCAGAAAGAGACCATCGTGAGCCAGCAGGGAACCATCAAGGAGCTCAACTCCAAGCTGGCGCGCTGCGAGGCGGCAGCCGACGAGTCGTCGCAAGCCAAGTCCCGGGGTCAAGGCTCTAGACGGAAGGAGTTCGGCAAGAACACCATGGGGGACCTGCCCCGGGACCCCAACGAGACCATAGACCAGCTGGGCAAGACCATGCAGAGTCTCAAGGGTCGCCTGGAGAACTTGGAGGTAAGATGGCACAAGCATTCAGCTCCAACAAATCACAAATCCCTGGTCTTTTAGTTTTCACTCAAACCAACGTGTTACTACTCATCAAAATAGCCCAGTGCATCATGTTTTTGTCGAAGCTTCGTGCACGTAAGCAGCGTTTTTCAGCTTTCACTATGGGGCATTACGCGTCTGATAACACTCTGCCCAGAAGGAGACCTCTTTGGGGATTCATGAGATCAAAGGGTCATGTAATTAGCATGTCACATCAATacgtttttaatgtttaaatatagcTCAGATGGTGAAACGCAGTGCAGAAGCGCCATCAataacaaatgagaaacaaaaaatcTTGTAAAAGGTAGCCTAGTCATGCGTGTGGTGCAGCGCATTCTTGAATTATTTataagtagtgtgtgtgtgtctgtgtgtgtgtgtttgtgtgtgtgtgtgtgtgtgtttttccaaaaatattttatttgcagtcATGTGACTAATTATTCATCGCAGCTGATGAAATAATTTCCAGGAGATTTCACCTGCATCAGACCATCAGAATTTCAAACCGAATTAAATGCTCTGTATAGTTTGGTTCATCGTGTTTCTGTTGACCCTCCAGCTCTGAGTCTCAACCCGCCCTTTGTTAAGACCATGGAGACCTCACTTCTGCTCTTTGCATATGAGATCACATTTCACTGACACTGAGGTCACTTACTAAAGTACTTTACATACAGTAGGAGGCTGATGTACTGTAAGCTCTGGCTTTATCTATCTTGTCATATCAGGACTGTAGTAATTTTTTACCGTCTGACAGGCCTAATTCCATAAACAGTCACaatactgtttatttaaactCAAGGTTATTTCTACATACTGCTTGCTGCATTGCCGatccatccatctgtccctATTCCCttccccccctcctctctccttgaTTGAATATTTTAATACCCTGATCAAATCAAGGATATAGGGCAGCTGTGCAGGATACATATTATATTGCATTTTAATCACATCTATTGATCTGAATCTGCTTAGCATGATGATTATTGCAAGTATGCTGTTGCTGATAGCATATGACTCCCAGGAGTAGGACCTCTGTCACCAATCAGCACCATCTGCATATGTCAACAGTTGCATTCAGGGCCTTGAAATTGCTTGGTTCAGCCCTCAGTGACAGATTACCTTGGAATCACTCGCTGAAGCAATTCAGATGGTTCCATTGTGTCaggaaaaatgaattaaattctgtGAATGTCCTGCTAACAGCCTGAATCCCACAGTGAACCAGACAGCAGGAAACCATCAACACAGCTTTAGAAATGAACATCTGAGGGTATTTTGCAATATCTCTGTCTACCACCTAAAAGCATTGGCCGGTCCAATTGTCGttccccctttttaaaaaactgtgtgcAATCATGCCTGGTGTGAGCATGACGCCTACCTTTAATACCCAACCCAGCCATGGGTGTTTGGCAGGTCACCAATCAAAATCTGCCAGAGGAacacactgttttcattttgatattGCTGTATCAAAAATCAATGGTGCTAAAAGGATATCAGCCTTAAAGGCTAGATAAAATCAGTCATCCACTGCAAATAGCTCTTTATAGGGACTGAATGGCTGTTTGAGTGCACAGGATTAAGTGGATTAAATGTCTGtatcattgtttgtgtgtgccatCCCCCCTCTACCCAAATCTATCTGTCTATcaaactgtctgtctgtcttttctcctGTCTCCTGCAATATtatccctctctgcctcccagCAGCAGAGTTTGCGTCTTCCCGGCACAAACATGTCAGCTGGAGGTGTGTCAGCCCTGACTCCTTTGCCTCCAGAGCTGCGGGAGCTGCTGCGGCAGCGTCTGGGGGCACTGGAGACCCAGCTCCTCCGGAAGGTGGCTGAGCTTGAGGAGGAGAAGAGCCAGCTCTACAATGAAACAGCAACTCACCGCCAACGCACCGAAAGCGCTCTCAATTCCCTCCTGGAGAGGATAGTCGAGCTTGAGAAAAGTAAGTGATACAATGGGTGCTGTGAAATGCTGTCCAGATTCAATGccagacttttttattttatgctagATTTAGCACTAATTAGTCGATCCCTATGCAAATTTCTGATGATGCAAGGAAGAATCTCACAACATAGGTTTTTCTCTGAGCCATTGTCAGAGCAGCTCCCGGTATTGAAactaaggtttggaaagcaacaCTGAATGCTAAATACGTTTAAGAAATTTTGGGGAGCTGTCCAAACTTTAGGTTATCACTTTGGTCGTGGgcgtcaaaaaaacaaaaacaaactatctCTGCCCAAAGGAAAATTATGAAGATTTTCTCACCACTCACTGGACATCTTCTGTAGGCTCATATCCCCTGGGGCTCAGTTTATTCAGTTGGTGGCTGTTTAAGGACACAAGATTTAATTTAGAGAAACTACCTTATACTCATGCAACCACCATGCAACACAaaagtcaaaaacacaaaaaagggggAGTCTTTGTGAGACTTTTTAAGTTCACTTTACATCAAGACAGTGGTGTTGCTTAACTAGCtggaaagtttttcttttttccaacaaACATAGCCTTATGAATTTGTGACACATATAGTTCTGGGCTTACAGAAATGTATGCTAGGATAAAGTCTAGCACCTCATGATGCTGAGAAGTTTGAGCTTGAACCTGTTGAAGACCAGCATGAGCAAGATGCTTGGAGGTAGCAGAAGGgagttattaatattattattgttgttgttgttattattattattactgttgttgttgttgtggttggtcTGCATGGAGGAATCTGCATCCAACACAAACCCATCTGTAAATCTTTCATTCAGCATTACAGCTTTATCATATAGCCAGAGAATTTGTGATTTACATTAGTTAAACTCTGCTCAGCTCAGTTAAATCACATCAATGCACTGTGTGCAGCATGTTTGCTTGGtgcaaacacactgcaaagtAGTACTTCTGTGTAGtttgtatttcctgttttatgttaattttctctttcaccgtctgtctttttgtcttgcATCATGCGATGTTCTACGATgtagaatttatttttactcaatTTCTTGATTATTTCTGTCTATTGTGTTCGAAATATTCAAAgacttgtaatatttttttaactgactCATATTGACTTAATTTGTAAACCGTGATCCATTTTTGTAACAACTGAGCAACTGTAAAATCCCTGATTGAATTAAAGCCGCAACATTAAAAtctgaaatcaaatgaaatgaaatttaatCTATATAGCCCTAAACACAGAAGTACCTCAGTGAGTCAGTCTGCACAATGACATCCTCTACTCTTGGTCCtttgaacatttcattttggatAATACCAACAAGGGCTGCATTTTTATGTTGAGGGACATACtatggcacttttttttttctcctgcagctGATAGACTGATTGATAGATTGACTTAGACAATTTGATCCCAATAAAATAGCAGATAAAACAAATGGCATCAGCTGCCTATAAATGAAATCATTGTTGTTCaatgatttcatttttcctGAAACTGAAAGTTTGATGTGATGATGAAAAGTGGTCATCAAAGTCATATCTTTAGGATAACATGAACATTTGTAGAGCGTGTGAAGTTTATGTCACTCTGTGTTAAATGTTAGGGAATCACAAATTAtctactttttaaatatctaaCTTACTCCTTTGTCTGTCGGTAGGTAATAATGCTTTCAAGTCACCCGAGGACTTCAAGGTGTCCCTCTCTCTTCGTACTAACTACCTGTATGGTCGGATCAAGAAGAGCCTTCCAGAAATGTATGCCttcactgtgtgcatgtggctCAAGTCCAGCGCCAGTCCCGGCATAGGAACCCCATTCTCCTATGGCGTGCCGGGCCAGGCCAATGAGATAGTCCTTATTGAATGGGGGAACAATCCCATTGAGCTGCTCGTTAATGATAAGGTAGGTCCATCATTAGAAAATTCTGCTTTGAACAACACTGTTATTTCAGcaactgtgtttattttaatttgttgagtTTCTGAAGTGGAAAAGAGGCAACTTAGATACATTTTATTGCTTGCCTGGTTATACTGCCGGCTGTAATGATAGGAATAAACATGGACCAGCAATGAGGctaattaaatacaaacaatgCATGACTATGTTCATGTTAGCTTGAGAAACTAGGAGATAGTTATGGTATGTGAGCACAGTAATTAAGCAGTCGAGCAGATATTCACTGACCATCAGctctgaatatttaattttgcacctaataaacatttaatatcatTGACCCACATTTCACACATGCGAGAATAAAAGTAATTCATTAGAGAACTTATGCCGCCCTGTGTGCTCATTTGAGGACCTCATCTTCTTTGCTTTCTGTAAACACTATAGAGAAATCAACAGTCAACTAAGGGGATTTCAATTAATACAACAGGAAACAACGTGGTAGAAACATCTGTGAATATTATGGAACTTAgtctgaaaaggaaaagaattgtAATTGTTATGTTGATGTAAGTTttaataatagattttttttctggtggCACAGTGTTTTCTGCAGCAGTCTGATTTTGGGTGGAATGTTTCTGCACTGGAGTTTTCTTTTCCTGCACTGTCTTGTTTACATTGGACATTATTGGCACAGGCAGGTCTTCACAGATTTCCCTTCACCATGCATTATACATGTGTTGAAGTCAGACAAATGAGAGTAAGATGGTGGgagaaaaggaagagaggaaaaaaagagggagtTGGTAGCTTCAGAGATGATGCATTgctgagaagagagagaaggggaaagACTGAAAGATCAGAAGATGCCAAAAAATGAAGTTATAATGTTCTGgaagctgaaaaaaaagaaagcatcaGAGTGAAAGAGTATGAGGTGCAGGAGAGTGAGACGAGACTGGTGAATATGATTACCTTATGTGCAGCAGCACATCCATGTGTTGAACTTGTTCACAGTGATAACAGGGTCTACTGGGACACATTGTTTATGCTGTTCATTTGGTGCATATTAAGACGGAAGCAGAAAGCTGCCTCAACAGTATTAAAAAGTGCAACGTtgtctgtattttgtgtttgtgggtggCAATGTAGAGAGGGAATCGCTGTTGTTATGAAGCTATGTTTTCATCAGGACATTCTGCTTAAGAAAATTGTTGAtgtgtgattttctttctttccaacGTTCAATTTCCATTCAGATGTGACTGCCAAAAGTTTAATCTGTAATGGATTCAACTGGTCTTGTTCAACATTAGTACTGAGCTGTTTTGGCAACCGTGCATCTGTAACCTGATGCTCCCAGCTTCTTGAATCTGGTGTTATCTGGATTTGCATTTTCCTAATTTTACGGGGGAAAATGCTTAGAAAATGCAATTCTACGCAGattattctgcatttttttcGATTACTCCTCAAATCTCATGTGGTTGACAGGTTGCCTCACCATCGTGAATGTGAGCTCATTTTTTCAAAGCCAAAAACCTAATTTTCATCAGTAAAATCTAGAAGCACAGACTTTATTGAATTCTTTCCTTACATGTGACCTTCTGAAATCATTTTACACTTGCGGAACattatctgcagccttttggaGGCGAAGAACAAAATATCTCTTTTAACCATTAGTAAAATACATCATGGGCCTTTTTCAAAGCCTTTTGACATAACACAGCAGGAGAAGCAGAGATGTAGCCACTAACACATGCATTCTTTCAGGCACCCACTTTAGGGCACTGgtattgcaaatgttttcttacAAGGAATAAAGATGGGCTTCTTTTCCTCCAGTGATATGTCAAAATGTTAGCACTGAGAATGGCCTATGGTAAAATCATGAGACCAACTCAGATACACTTCAGAGTAACACTTCCAGTGTTCCCTATAGTCCCAGGGGTGTAAAGATCCCACCTAGAATCCTTAATCAGGTCAAATGTTTCTGCAATTGCAAATGACTTGAACGTTTGTTTTCACTGACTCTTTCCATCTTCTCAGGTTTATTTGTATGTGGAGCTATAGTGTGTAACAAGACAAAAGTGTGAAGCAATTCTTCAGGCTTATAAGCAAAAGGCTAATGAGTTACACACTCATAATCTCATGTGTTATGCTGTACCCTCCTGGGACTATGATGTCACGGGTTGGTAAAATAaccagttgtttttctttgatgtgTGAACAAAGCAGAAAAGCATAAGAGGACACTGTTTGGCTGCTAGCAACCCAACTGCTTTGAAGGATGTTCTGTCCCTTGATGTCACCTGGGTAATCTGAATTTTACATGTCGCACTGGCTCACATGGACAATTCTCTGCAGAGGGGTGTCTCTTTGAATCCCTAACCCTTCTAATTGATGTCCTTGTTGTTTCTAACGTGCTACAACTGATCTCAAACCTCTCTTGAGTACACGTGTCCCCTCATATTCCCCTCTTTCCTGGTCCTTGCATATTGGTCTTGCTCTCTGCTCTCATGTTGCTCACCCTTTGGCCTTCCCCTCATGCCAGGTGGCCCAGCTCCCTTTGTCAGTGAGTGATGGACGCTGGCACCACATCTGCATCACCTGGACAACC includes these proteins:
- the nptx2a gene encoding neuronal pentraxin-2a isoform X2, yielding MLTVVVGLLYLVSGRTVQSQDATGSRFVCNAIPPGAEPGCGYGPTGNRVQTSSPVEDELRNTIIELRETILQQKETIVSQQGTIKELNSKLARCEAAADESSQAKSRGQGSRRKEFGKNTMGDLPRDPNETIDQLGKTMQSLKGRLENLEQSLRLPGTNMSAGGVSALTPLPPELRELLRQRLGALETQLLRKVAELEEEKSQLYNETATHRQRTESALNSLLERIVELEKSNNAFKSPEDFKVSLSLRTNYLYGRIKKSLPEMYAFTVCMWLKSSASPGIGTPFSYGVPGQANEIVLIEWGNNPIELLVNDKVAQLPLSVSDGRWHHICITWTTRDGFWEAYQDGERLGSGDNLAPWHPIKPGGVIILGQEQDIVGGRFDATQAFVGELSQFNMWDRVLRPVDIMGLANCSAYMPGNVVPWIDANVEVFGGATKAALEICEDRAFDS
- the nptx2a gene encoding neuronal pentraxin-2a isoform X1, whose product is MLTVVVGLLYLVSGRTVQSQDATGSRFVCNAIPPGAEPGCGYGPTGNRVQTSSPVEDELRNTIIELRETILQQKETIVSQQGTIKELNSKLARCEAAADESSQAKSRGQGSRRKEFGKNTMGDLPRDPNETIDQLGKTMQSLKGRLENLEQQSLRLPGTNMSAGGVSALTPLPPELRELLRQRLGALETQLLRKVAELEEEKSQLYNETATHRQRTESALNSLLERIVELEKSNNAFKSPEDFKVSLSLRTNYLYGRIKKSLPEMYAFTVCMWLKSSASPGIGTPFSYGVPGQANEIVLIEWGNNPIELLVNDKVAQLPLSVSDGRWHHICITWTTRDGFWEAYQDGERLGSGDNLAPWHPIKPGGVIILGQEQDIVGGRFDATQAFVGELSQFNMWDRVLRPVDIMGLANCSAYMPGNVVPWIDANVEVFGGATKAALEICEDRAFDS